In Chryseobacterium sp. C-71, the genomic window TATTTGGTTTTAAAGTGAAAGTAATATAATTTCAATCGAATAATAAACTTAATGTGTAAACCTTAATTCAACTGAGGCAAAATCTTCGTTGTCAAGTTTTCAGCTTTTGCCTCCAAATTTTTTAAAAAATGACTTTCTTCCTTTATCATCATAAACAAAAGGATTTGAAAATGTTTCGTCCCATTTGTTTTTGATGGTCGCAAAGTCGCTACCAATAAATTTTTCAAGATCTTTTTTATTTACTAAAATTGAATAATTTGTTCCTTTGTAAGGTAATAAAATAGAAACAGTATCGATATAGTCAAGCTTTTTCATAATTCTTACCGAACCATCAACAAGAGCTTTTTCTATTGCGTCACCACTTTCCCAATAAGCATTCAACTCAGTTTTTGACAGTCCTGATTGTGGATTTAATTCTTTATATTCTTCGTAATCCTTTACGTATGTAATTTTTGCAAATTTGCTATCAAGTTCAACGTTCTTAATGGAACCACCAGCTCTTAGTCTTGAGGCTTCAAGTTCTAGATTCGAGAGTTTTTCATTTTTTGGTTGTTCTATTTCAATATTTTCTGTGTTTTTTGATTTCTTTTGTTTTGATTGTTCTCCACAGCTCAGTAGTATCAAAGAAAAGATTGTTATTGTATAGATATGTTTTTTCATTTTATAAATAATTTATGCTTGTAAATACTTTTATTTAATCTTTGTTTCACACAATGTGCAAATTCAAATATAAAATCAAATATATATAAAAAGCCAATAAAAAATCATTCACAAAAGAAATCGCTTTTCAACAATCATCAATTTTCCAATTTATAACGAGTTAAATCGCATCTCGATAGAGAAAATATCTTAAATCTCATTTTTTTCACTTTCTTATCCTATGTTAATGACTCAAACCATAAATTTTTCCGAGGTTTGCACAGTTAAAAATAATAAAACGGTATTTTTGCTGTTTAGTAAAGCAATACTTAATCAATAACAAAATTAAATTTTAAAAAATGAAAAAAATCAGTGTAATCGCTTTAGCAGGTATGGGTCTTTTATTGGCTTCTTGTGGAGACAAAAAAACAGAAACTGCAACTGCAGGTCAAGAGCAAACTGTTGCTGAAAAGAAAGGTGATGTTTTAGCAGTTGATGTTGCGGCATCTAAAGTAAACTGGAAAGCTTTCCACAAAGGAGGTATGGCACCACGTTGGGGAACTCTTGCGATCACGTCAGGCGAATTATCTGTTGCTGATAACCAATTGGCTTCTGGAGAATTCGTAATTGATATGAAATCAATCAAAGTAGATCCGGCTTCTGTTACTGAGAAAGATAAAAAATCTACAGATCTTGAAGGTCACTTGAAGAATGAAGATTTCTTCAATGTTGAAAAATTTCCGACTGCTGATTTTAAAATCACTAAAGTTGAAGATTTGGCAACACCTGGAGCAGACGCTGTAGCAGGAGCTAACAAAACCGTAAGCGGAAACCTTACTTTGTTGGGTAAAACAATGAATGTTACTTTCCCTGCTAAAGTAGATGTAGTAGATAAATCAGCAAATATTGCGGCTAAATTTACAGTAAACCGTGCAGACTGGGGAATCAAATTCGGAACTTCTGAAGCAGATCCTGCAGAATGGATGATCAGCAAAGACATCGAAATTGATATTGATGTGAAAGCTGCAAAAAAATAGTCAGCATACAAAATACATAAGAAAAACATCTGCCTCGGCGGATGTTTTTTTGTTTTGTAATCATATTTCTATAAATTGATCAGATCTGAAAGAAGGTTTTCAGGATTGTATTCATAATCTTTTGGAAGTTCCATTCCGTATAAAAAATGTCCAAAATATAACGGAGGCAAACCTACGGATTTTCTTCTTTTATCAAGATTTTTTATGTCATCATAAGTTTGATTCATGCTTAATCTACCAATATTACCAAGATCGTAGATTGCAGGCGCTTGTAGATTACCTGTACTAGCAGTAAATTCTTCAAAATCAACGAAGAAATTTTTATTGACATTACCTTTTTCAATTTCTTTCTGTATAAAAGGTTTAAAAAAGTCCCATACATAATGATTTTCTTTATAATAACCACGATGATGCCAAAGTAACACCCATGCCCTCGGTTCCCAACCATTTTTAATGGTAAGTTCTTTTAATGTTATGATATTGATTGAATCTATTTTGTTGGCTAATTCTTGGAAAATATTTTCTTCTTCTCTAATTAGCTGATCTTTAGCGATGAGACTTTGAATTTCCATGTACGCTTTTGGATTCTTGAGTTCTCGGAAATATTGGTTTTCCAATTCGTCGTACTGCGCCAAAACTTCTTTCATTTCTTCAGAATCTTGATAGGGTTTTAAACTTTTAAAACTTTTAATGAAATCTAATGGAGCTTGCTGCTTAGTAATACTTTTAATAAGAAGATCTTTTGCAATCTTTCTTTCATTAATTTTAAATGCAATGGAAGCCGCTTTAAGATAATCATCGCTTTCGATTTTGGAATTAAAATTTATAGCTTTCAAATAACATTCAAGAGCTTTTTTGTCATTTTTTTGTTTAGCATAATATTCCGCTAAGTAGATCTGCTTTTGAGATTTAAATACATTTTGCGAAAAAATGATCTGAAATGTGAAAAAAAGTAATAATGTAAGTATTTTATTCATCTTTGAAGTGTTTTGTCAAAGATAATGCAAATTTAAGTTGGAGAAAAAAAAGTAAAGCTTCTCTTTAAAATTATTGTATATTTTTTTATTCTTCACAATGAAAAGCAGTTTGGCTTTCCTGTAAATGAAACAGAAAGTTTGAAAAAAATGAATTCAAATAAAATTTCTGCAATGATTTCAAAAATCAACATAGTTACTAAACATCTTTTATAAAATCCTCATACTCGTAATAAAACCTTTCAAAACCATCCATTTTCTCCACAAAAAACTCGAAAATCTGCTGCCAGGAATTTTTATTAAAAACCGAAACTCCTTCTTTTTCAACCCAGATTCTGCTGATGACTTTTCCGTTTTCCAAAGTATAGAATTCTTCTTTGTGAAAATCGGCAATGAAATCTTTAAGAATATCTTCAAGTGACCAAATCTTATTATAATAGGCATCTCGGTAGACTTCATCTTTCATTTCGATATCTAAAGAAACTTCTGCTTTTTTGTTGTCAGCATTAAATTTAAATGAGAAATCTTTCACTTTTGTATCATACAAAATCCATTTTCTGGGAAACGACTTTCCAAATGCCGTCCAAAATTCTTTTTTTAATTGCTGTGCTTCTTGTTTACTAAACATAAGACAAAGATAAATTTTTTTAGCTGGAAGCTGGATGTTAGAAGCTGGAAGTTACATCGAATCTATAAATTAAAAGTTCTCGTTTTTCTAAAATATTTACTTCCATCACACTGCTTCGAACTTCCAGCTTTATATTCTAACTTTTTTCTTACTTTTGTGTTACAATGTTGTCAAAAAAATCTCAATATGCTTTTAAGGCACTTTCATATCTTGTAGAAAAAAGAAATGAAGGTCCGGTTCTGATTTCCGAAATTGCGGAATACAAAAAAATTCCTTTAAAATTCCTTGAAAATATTTTATTAGAGCTGAAAAAATCTGAGATTCTCGACAGTAAAAAAGGCAAAGGCGGTGGCTATTTCCTCAAAGAAAGTCCAGAAAAAGTAAATTTAGCAAAGATCATCCGTCTTGTGAATGGTCCCATTGCGATGCTTCCCTGTGTGAGTCTCAATTTTTACGAAAAATGTGAGAACTGCAACGAAGATCACTGCAGTCTGCACGATGTTTTGATAGAAGTGCGTGATGCTTCGTTAAAAATTTTGGAAGAAAAAACACTTTTAGATTTAATTGATTAAATCCGTTTAAATTTAATTTTACAAGTCTACTTATTTGGTAGGATAATATTTTTGTTAGATATTTGCGGGTATCAAACAGAAAATTATGTTTTCAAAAGAGGATATCGAGACTTTACAACAACTTACTTTGGAAGATGGATTACAATTCATTTCATCAAAGATTTCAGAAGGAATTGTTTTCTCCACGTCGCTTGGTCAGGAAGATCAGGTAATTACAGACGCTATTTTCAAAAATAATTTACCGATAAAAATTTTTACTTTAGATACCGGAAGGCTCTTCTATGAGCATTACGATTTGCTTTCAAAAAACAATTCACGCTATCAAAAAAAAACTGAAGTATACTTTCCGGAAGCTTCTGATGTAGAAAATTATGTGAATTCAAAAGGGATCAATGCATTTTATCACTCAGTAGAAAACAGAAAAGAATGCTGTTTTATACGAAAAGTAAAACCTTTGAATCGCGCTTTGGAAAATGCCAAAGTCTGGATTACCGGACTTCGTGCAGAACAATCTGAAAACCGTGAAAATATGTCGGTTCTGGAGTGGGATGAGGAAAGAAATCTGTACAAATACAATCCATTAATCAACTGGGCGTATCAGGATGTTTTAAATTATTTAGAACAAAATAAAGTTCAGGAATTGTCTCTTCATAAAAAAGGCTTTATCAGTGTAGGCTGTCAACCTTGTACAAGAGCTATCGAAGAAGGCGAAAACCCGCGAGCCGGACGCTGGTGGTGGGAAAGTTCACAAAAAGAATGCGGTCTGCATACATAGTAACAAAAATCTCAAATTAAGAATGAGTGCATATACATTAGATTATCTCGAACAGCTGGAAGCAGAAAGCATTTACATCATGCGTGAAATTGCAGCTCAGTTTGAAAAACCGGCGTTACTTTTCAGTGGCGGAAAAGATTCTATTACTTTAGTTCATCTGGCAAAAAAGGCTTTTGCTCCTATGAAAATTCCTTTTCCGTTGGTTCATATTGATACCGGACACAATTTTCCGGAAGCTCTGCAGTTCAGAGATTATTTAGCAGAAAATATGGGTGCAGAATTGATTGTAAGAAAAGTGGAAGATACCATTAAAGCTAAAAATTTAACAGAACCAAAAGGAAAGTTTGCTTCAAGAAACTGGTTACAAACCCACACTTTATTAGATACCATAGAAGAGTTTCAGTTTGATGCATGTATTGGCGGAGCAAGAAGAGATGAGGAAAAGGCGAGAGCGAAAGAACGCTTTTTCTCTGTTCGTGACGAATTCGGACAATGGGATCCTAAACTTCAGCGTCCCGAATTGTGGAATATCTATAACGGAAGAATCAATAAAGGTGAAAATGTAAGAGTTTTCCCTATATCCAACTGGACGGAGCTTGATGTCTGGAATTATATTAAAAAAGAAAATATTCAGCTTCCGCCGATTTATTTTGCTCATCAACGGGATGTCATTGAGTTTGATGGGCAGTTAATAGCTGTTTCAGATTTTATCCAGATTGATGAAAATGATACCATTGTTAATAAAAAAGTGCGTTACAGAACGGTTGGTGATATGACCTGTACCGCTGCTGTAGAAAGTTCTGCCGAAACTTTGGATGATGTGGTGAGAGAAATCACTGCTTCTAAAATTTCTGAACGTGGTGAAACCCGAATCGATGATAAGGTAACGGAAGCCGCCATGGAAGACCGAAAGAAAGGAGGATATTTTTAAGCAATAAGCTAAAAGCAGTAAGCAACAAGCTTTTAAAAATTGATCATTTATCACTCATAACTTATAACTCAATTACACGTGGACATATTAAGATTTATCACTGCGGGAAGTGTAGACGACGGAAAAAGCACGCTGATCGGAAGACTTCTCTATGACAGTAAAAATATACTGATTGATCAGCTTGAAGCTTTAGAAAAACAATCAAAAAACAAGAATGAGAACGGAATTGATCTGGCTATTCTCACCGACGGCCTGAGGGCAGAAAGAGAACAGGGAATTACCATTGATGTAGCCTACCGTTATTTTTCGACACCGAAAAGGAAATTCATTATTGCAGATGCACCAGGACATATTCAGTATACCAGAAATATGATTACCGGCGCATCAAATTCACAATTGATCATAATTTTGATTGATGCAAGGCAAGGTGTAATCGAGCAGACAAGAAGACATTCAATCATTGCTTCATTATTAAAAATGAAAAATGTTGTAGTTGCCATCAATAAAATGGATTTGGTTGATTATTCTGAAGATATTTATAATGATATCAAAGCACAATATGATTCGGTAGCTAAAAAATTAGGTTT contains:
- a CDS encoding YceI family protein, yielding MKKISVIALAGMGLLLASCGDKKTETATAGQEQTVAEKKGDVLAVDVAASKVNWKAFHKGGMAPRWGTLAITSGELSVADNQLASGEFVIDMKSIKVDPASVTEKDKKSTDLEGHLKNEDFFNVEKFPTADFKITKVEDLATPGADAVAGANKTVSGNLTLLGKTMNVTFPAKVDVVDKSANIAAKFTVNRADWGIKFGTSEADPAEWMISKDIEIDIDVKAAKK
- a CDS encoding DUF4268 domain-containing protein — protein: MFSKQEAQQLKKEFWTAFGKSFPRKWILYDTKVKDFSFKFNADNKKAEVSLDIEMKDEVYRDAYYNKIWSLEDILKDFIADFHKEEFYTLENGKVISRIWVEKEGVSVFNKNSWQQIFEFFVEKMDGFERFYYEYEDFIKDV
- a CDS encoding Rrf2 family transcriptional regulator is translated as MLSKKSQYAFKALSYLVEKRNEGPVLISEIAEYKKIPLKFLENILLELKKSEILDSKKGKGGGYFLKESPEKVNLAKIIRLVNGPIAMLPCVSLNFYEKCENCNEDHCSLHDVLIEVRDASLKILEEKTLLDLID
- a CDS encoding phosphoadenylyl-sulfate reductase; its protein translation is MFSKEDIETLQQLTLEDGLQFISSKISEGIVFSTSLGQEDQVITDAIFKNNLPIKIFTLDTGRLFYEHYDLLSKNNSRYQKKTEVYFPEASDVENYVNSKGINAFYHSVENRKECCFIRKVKPLNRALENAKVWITGLRAEQSENRENMSVLEWDEERNLYKYNPLINWAYQDVLNYLEQNKVQELSLHKKGFISVGCQPCTRAIEEGENPRAGRWWWESSQKECGLHT
- the cysD gene encoding sulfate adenylyltransferase subunit CysD; protein product: MSAYTLDYLEQLEAESIYIMREIAAQFEKPALLFSGGKDSITLVHLAKKAFAPMKIPFPLVHIDTGHNFPEALQFRDYLAENMGAELIVRKVEDTIKAKNLTEPKGKFASRNWLQTHTLLDTIEEFQFDACIGGARRDEEKARAKERFFSVRDEFGQWDPKLQRPELWNIYNGRINKGENVRVFPISNWTELDVWNYIKKENIQLPPIYFAHQRDVIEFDGQLIAVSDFIQIDENDTIVNKKVRYRTVGDMTCTAAVESSAETLDDVVREITASKISERGETRIDDKVTEAAMEDRKKGGYF